One Natator depressus isolate rNatDep1 chromosome 6, rNatDep2.hap1, whole genome shotgun sequence DNA window includes the following coding sequences:
- the CLP1 gene encoding polyribonucleotide 5'-hydroxyl-kinase Clp1 isoform X1 has product MPSRIPAWGRKYAWSWVCRLVGLAPGSGGGLYRIEMAEEAGDEKKQVAKFELERETELRFEVEASQTVQLELLAGMAEIFGTELTRNKKFTFDAGAKVAVFTWHGCTVQLSGRTEVAYISKDTPMLLYLNTHTALEQMRRQAEREDERGPRVMVVGPTDVGKSTVCRLLLNYAVRLGRRPTFVELDVGQGSVSIPGTMGALYIERPADVEEGFSVQAPLVYHFGSTTPGTNIKLYNKITSRLADVFNQRCEVNRRASVSGCVINTCGWVKGSGYHALVHAASAFEVDVVVVLDQERLYNELKRDLPHFVRTVLLPKSGGVVERSKDFRRECRDDRIREYFYGFRGCFYPHAFDVKFCDVKIYKVGAPTIPDSCLPLGMSQEDNQLKLVPVTPGRDMVHHLLSVSTADGSEENISETSVAGFIVVTGVDVDRQVFTVLSPAPRPLPKNFLLIMDIRFMDLK; this is encoded by the exons ATGCCTTCCCGTATTCCGGCCTGGGGCCGGAAGTACGCGTGGTCTTGGGTCTGCCGGTTGGTTGGTTTAGCGCCAGGCAGCGGCGGCG GCCTATACAGGATAGAGATGGCAGAGGAGGCTGGGGATGAGAAGAAGCAGGTGGCAAAGTTTGAGCTGGAGCGGGAGACGGAGCTTCGCTTTGAGGTGGAGGCTTCGCAGACTGTCCAGCTGGAGCTGCTGGCAGGCATGGCGGAGATCTTCGGCACTGAGCTGACCCGTAACAAGAAGTTCACTTTTGATGCTGGTGCCAAGGTGGCCGTGTTCACGTGGCATGGCTGCACAGTGCAGCTGAGCGGCCGCACTGAAGTGGCTTACATATCGAAGGACACGCCCATGCTGCTCTATCTCAACACCCACACAGCCCTGGAGCAGATGCGGCGGCAGGCAGAGCGCGAGGATGAGCGGGGGCCCCGAGTCATGGTGGTGGGACCTACGGATGTGGGTAAGTCGACAGTGTGCCGGCTGTTGCTGAACTACGCTGTGCGGCTGGGGCGCCGACCCACCTTCGTGGAGCTGGACGTGGGCCAAGGCTCGGTCTCCATCCCTGGCACCATGGGGGCACTGTACATCGAGCGGCCTGCTGACGTAGAGGAGGGCTTCTCTGTCCAGGCCCCCCTGGTCTATCACTTTGGCTCCACCACTCCTGGCACCAACATCAAACTCTATAACAAG ATCACATCTCGCTTGGCTGACGTCTTTAACCAGCGCTGCGAAGTGAACCGCCGGGCTTCAGTCAGTGGCTGCGTCATCAACACGTGCGGCTGGGTGAAGGGCTCGGGGTACCACGCCCTGGTGCATGCTGCCTCAGCCTTTGAGGTGGATGTGGTGGTAGTGCTGGACCAGGAGCGCCTCTACAATGAGCTGAAGCGGGACCTCCCCCATTTTGTGCGCACAGTGCTGCTCCCCAAgtcgggtggggtggtggagcgCTCCAAGGACTTCCGGCGGGAGTGCCGGGATGACCGCATCCGTGAGTACTTCTACGGCTTCCGGGGCTGCTTCTACCCCCACGCCTTCGACGTCAAATTCTGTGATGTCAAGATCTACAAGGTGGGGGCTCCCACCATCCCTGACTCATGTCTGCCCCTGGGCATGTCGCAGGAGGACAACCAGCTCAAGCTTGTGCCAGTGACGCCGGGCCGTGACATGGTGCACCACCTGCTGAGCGTCAGCACTGCTGATGGCAGTGAGGAGAACATCTCCGAGACCAGCGTGGCTGGCTTCATCGTCGTCACTGGGGTGGATGTAGATCGCCAGGTCTTCACAGTGCTGTCACCGGCACCTCGCCCACTGCCCAAGAACTTCCTGCTGATCATGGACATCCGCTTCATGGACCTTAAGTAG
- the CLP1 gene encoding polyribonucleotide 5'-hydroxyl-kinase Clp1 isoform X3 — MAEEAGDEKKQVAKFELERETELRFEVEASQTVQLELLAGMAEIFGTELTRNKKFTFDAGAKVAVFTWHGCTVQLSGRTEVAYISKDTPMLLYLNTHTALEQMRRQAEREDERGPRVMVVGPTDVGKSTVCRLLLNYAVRLGRRPTFVELDVGQGSVSIPGTMGALYIERPADVEEGFSVQAPLVYHFGSTTPGTNIKLYNKITSRLADVFNQRCEVNRRASVSGCVINTCGWVKGSGYHALVHAASAFEVDVVVVLDQERLYNELKRDLPHFVRTVLLPKSGGVVERSKDFRRECRDDRIREYFYGFRGCFYPHAFDVKFCDVKIYKVGAPTIPDSCLPLGMSQEDNQLKLVPVTPGRDMVHHLLSVSTADGSEENISETSVAGFIVVTGVDVDRQVFTVLSPAPRPLPKNFLLIMDIRFMDLK, encoded by the exons ATGGCAGAGGAGGCTGGGGATGAGAAGAAGCAGGTGGCAAAGTTTGAGCTGGAGCGGGAGACGGAGCTTCGCTTTGAGGTGGAGGCTTCGCAGACTGTCCAGCTGGAGCTGCTGGCAGGCATGGCGGAGATCTTCGGCACTGAGCTGACCCGTAACAAGAAGTTCACTTTTGATGCTGGTGCCAAGGTGGCCGTGTTCACGTGGCATGGCTGCACAGTGCAGCTGAGCGGCCGCACTGAAGTGGCTTACATATCGAAGGACACGCCCATGCTGCTCTATCTCAACACCCACACAGCCCTGGAGCAGATGCGGCGGCAGGCAGAGCGCGAGGATGAGCGGGGGCCCCGAGTCATGGTGGTGGGACCTACGGATGTGGGTAAGTCGACAGTGTGCCGGCTGTTGCTGAACTACGCTGTGCGGCTGGGGCGCCGACCCACCTTCGTGGAGCTGGACGTGGGCCAAGGCTCGGTCTCCATCCCTGGCACCATGGGGGCACTGTACATCGAGCGGCCTGCTGACGTAGAGGAGGGCTTCTCTGTCCAGGCCCCCCTGGTCTATCACTTTGGCTCCACCACTCCTGGCACCAACATCAAACTCTATAACAAG ATCACATCTCGCTTGGCTGACGTCTTTAACCAGCGCTGCGAAGTGAACCGCCGGGCTTCAGTCAGTGGCTGCGTCATCAACACGTGCGGCTGGGTGAAGGGCTCGGGGTACCACGCCCTGGTGCATGCTGCCTCAGCCTTTGAGGTGGATGTGGTGGTAGTGCTGGACCAGGAGCGCCTCTACAATGAGCTGAAGCGGGACCTCCCCCATTTTGTGCGCACAGTGCTGCTCCCCAAgtcgggtggggtggtggagcgCTCCAAGGACTTCCGGCGGGAGTGCCGGGATGACCGCATCCGTGAGTACTTCTACGGCTTCCGGGGCTGCTTCTACCCCCACGCCTTCGACGTCAAATTCTGTGATGTCAAGATCTACAAGGTGGGGGCTCCCACCATCCCTGACTCATGTCTGCCCCTGGGCATGTCGCAGGAGGACAACCAGCTCAAGCTTGTGCCAGTGACGCCGGGCCGTGACATGGTGCACCACCTGCTGAGCGTCAGCACTGCTGATGGCAGTGAGGAGAACATCTCCGAGACCAGCGTGGCTGGCTTCATCGTCGTCACTGGGGTGGATGTAGATCGCCAGGTCTTCACAGTGCTGTCACCGGCACCTCGCCCACTGCCCAAGAACTTCCTGCTGATCATGGACATCCGCTTCATGGACCTTAAGTAG
- the CLP1 gene encoding polyribonucleotide 5'-hydroxyl-kinase Clp1 isoform X2 — protein sequence MPSGSPGHTAGLYRIEMAEEAGDEKKQVAKFELERETELRFEVEASQTVQLELLAGMAEIFGTELTRNKKFTFDAGAKVAVFTWHGCTVQLSGRTEVAYISKDTPMLLYLNTHTALEQMRRQAEREDERGPRVMVVGPTDVGKSTVCRLLLNYAVRLGRRPTFVELDVGQGSVSIPGTMGALYIERPADVEEGFSVQAPLVYHFGSTTPGTNIKLYNKITSRLADVFNQRCEVNRRASVSGCVINTCGWVKGSGYHALVHAASAFEVDVVVVLDQERLYNELKRDLPHFVRTVLLPKSGGVVERSKDFRRECRDDRIREYFYGFRGCFYPHAFDVKFCDVKIYKVGAPTIPDSCLPLGMSQEDNQLKLVPVTPGRDMVHHLLSVSTADGSEENISETSVAGFIVVTGVDVDRQVFTVLSPAPRPLPKNFLLIMDIRFMDLK from the exons ATGCCCAGTGGGAGCCCTGGGCACACCGCAG GCCTATACAGGATAGAGATGGCAGAGGAGGCTGGGGATGAGAAGAAGCAGGTGGCAAAGTTTGAGCTGGAGCGGGAGACGGAGCTTCGCTTTGAGGTGGAGGCTTCGCAGACTGTCCAGCTGGAGCTGCTGGCAGGCATGGCGGAGATCTTCGGCACTGAGCTGACCCGTAACAAGAAGTTCACTTTTGATGCTGGTGCCAAGGTGGCCGTGTTCACGTGGCATGGCTGCACAGTGCAGCTGAGCGGCCGCACTGAAGTGGCTTACATATCGAAGGACACGCCCATGCTGCTCTATCTCAACACCCACACAGCCCTGGAGCAGATGCGGCGGCAGGCAGAGCGCGAGGATGAGCGGGGGCCCCGAGTCATGGTGGTGGGACCTACGGATGTGGGTAAGTCGACAGTGTGCCGGCTGTTGCTGAACTACGCTGTGCGGCTGGGGCGCCGACCCACCTTCGTGGAGCTGGACGTGGGCCAAGGCTCGGTCTCCATCCCTGGCACCATGGGGGCACTGTACATCGAGCGGCCTGCTGACGTAGAGGAGGGCTTCTCTGTCCAGGCCCCCCTGGTCTATCACTTTGGCTCCACCACTCCTGGCACCAACATCAAACTCTATAACAAG ATCACATCTCGCTTGGCTGACGTCTTTAACCAGCGCTGCGAAGTGAACCGCCGGGCTTCAGTCAGTGGCTGCGTCATCAACACGTGCGGCTGGGTGAAGGGCTCGGGGTACCACGCCCTGGTGCATGCTGCCTCAGCCTTTGAGGTGGATGTGGTGGTAGTGCTGGACCAGGAGCGCCTCTACAATGAGCTGAAGCGGGACCTCCCCCATTTTGTGCGCACAGTGCTGCTCCCCAAgtcgggtggggtggtggagcgCTCCAAGGACTTCCGGCGGGAGTGCCGGGATGACCGCATCCGTGAGTACTTCTACGGCTTCCGGGGCTGCTTCTACCCCCACGCCTTCGACGTCAAATTCTGTGATGTCAAGATCTACAAGGTGGGGGCTCCCACCATCCCTGACTCATGTCTGCCCCTGGGCATGTCGCAGGAGGACAACCAGCTCAAGCTTGTGCCAGTGACGCCGGGCCGTGACATGGTGCACCACCTGCTGAGCGTCAGCACTGCTGATGGCAGTGAGGAGAACATCTCCGAGACCAGCGTGGCTGGCTTCATCGTCGTCACTGGGGTGGATGTAGATCGCCAGGTCTTCACAGTGCTGTCACCGGCACCTCGCCCACTGCCCAAGAACTTCCTGCTGATCATGGACATCCGCTTCATGGACCTTAAGTAG